TTCAACGTagagatttaattaaatatcgaggtcgaataattttttattttttatttaaaaaaaaaaaagacatattaaaatacaataatgatTTTGACAACTTTTCTCTATAAATGGAAGTCTTAATCCAATTATTTAGCCTTTCGTTCGAAGAAATATGGAATCATTTCCATCATTGTGTTATTTTGGCAgctatttttagaaattatttattttttttataaaaaaaatatataataaaatagagttttttatttttttattttattttatttattttatttatttttttaaataaaaaatagttatggaaatatatgtttttacccattattttattttatataatcatttataaaaatgtgaacCGTTATATaacttgaaatataaaatattttaaaataaaaataaagcgaaaaatggtaaataaattattggtcTCCTCCTTTcaagatttaattaatttgttgtttttttttttaattatttttaaatttgtatgtattaaattaatttaatcagATTTGATGGATAAACTGATTAGTTACTATTAACTACATGTTTTTGGAGAAATTAAGGTTTGGTGAgaggatttttaaaattaaaatggtttctaatttaattttaatgactgtgataaaattaatgaaaataatttatctaattatttcaataaatacctttaaatttttaatttttttaaaataatattctaaaaacaaatcaaGGATTAACACTCCAATTTGAAGTACATTTTCGGGTTTTCGTTTAAAACTCTCTCACGAGTACAATTAAATATGGAGagtattaataatattttattgtttttcattgaaaatttaatggtTGTGTCTTTTTAAACgatgggaggagaacgaaacaccctttataagggtgtggaaacatttccctactagacgcgttttaaagctttgaggggagattgaaaaggaaaccccaaagagggcaatatctgctagcggtgggcctggaccattacaagtggtattagagccagacacaggactatatgccagcgaggagactgtttttcgaagggggtagacatgaggcggtgtgcaagTAAAGACactggaccctgaaggggatgaatttggtggtggtcccatatcgattatAGGatggaacgagtgccaacgaggacgctggaccctgaaacggggtggattgtaataTCCTAccttggttgggaggagaataaaacacgGTTGTCGGAAGACAACGTGGGTTGAGTACCTTTGTTTAACGTTGTCTATGTTGAAAATTAATGTTCATTAGTCCAAACTTCCATATGCCTCGCAGGCCTATAAGAAATTCAGTCATTGGGCCCTCTGTACAGATCGGGCCCAACAATCATACATTGTGGGCCCATAGCCCAATGAATGTGATTAATATGGGCCAGGCCTTTAGTTCTAAAACAGCCATTGGATTCTATGTACAGCCCAGGcccaataatataatattctgtTCCCGGCCCAATGCGTTTGTCATTAATATGGGCCAGGCACTGGTTCAAAACGACGCCGCAGGATTCATATTTTTTCAACACCAAGTTTTACAAATTCGAGACAAGCTTTCCATTTTATCTCTGCAACTGCGACGTGGCAATCTTCGGAACTCAGATACGGATTTGCTGGCGGAGATTCAACTTCACTTCCGAGCAACTTTACGGTTGAACCGCCGGCGGCCGGCGATAATTATGGTTTTGTAGTAGGTAGATATGAGGTCATAGGAACGAAAAGGAAGGAGAAATGGAAGGATTGGTGGTTCGGTCGCCTTTCGTTTCAACAGGGAAGAAGCTTCCCTTCTCGCCTTTGCTCGATTCTTTGCCGAGTTGTTCTGCTTCTGGCAGTGTATTTGCAAAGACCGTATCGAAATCGCGtaattttctcttcaattacctctctttctttataattttcagttttggttttgattctgCAAATTTCTGAACGCTCAGTTTTTGCATTATAAGTAGATTAGTTACTCATTGTTTGGTGAAACTGATTGTTTGAGAGTTTCTTTGAGTAATTTACGGACGATTCTCGTGTTGACTGTCTTAATTTTGTCGAATGCTATGCGTTTTCCGTGCATTCTGTGAACATATTGAGCGAGTAGTGAGTGTGTTGTTGACAGTGAAATGTAGAAGAGTAACGAGATTGAACACGAAGTATGGTAAAATCAGAGCGCATTCGTCGAATGTAAGTATCGGATCCGATGGATACAAGCACGAGGAGGAAAAGGAGGGCCAGCATGTTATTTCCAGCAGTGCACCTGGTGATAGTTCATCTAAAACGTGAGTTAcgtcatttttgttttgatttttctgaGTTGCtgatacattaaaattttgatttctgtGACTATGGCTTGGATTATGTACCATATgcatttattttagaattccAATTGATCCTCCGGAGCAATGGTTATAAAATCGAAGGTTTCGTTGAAggatttattattgttattattatcatttgaaatcaaaattctGCTAATCTGGTTGTTGTTGGGGTTTCTCTAATCCATTCGATATCTGAAGGGCTGTGATAATGTGTTGTATTATTAAGAGGCAATCAAATTGTAGCAACCTGActgaataattttttgagCTAATCGATTAAATGACGACCTTATTTGTTGTGTAAAAATGATTCTCTCACCTTTCTTGATAATTTAGTGAATCCGGGACACATTTTTCTCTCATATGAACCTACatcacttcttcttcttcttcactcatTTATATATCTTATATTGTTTTGGCAGTGAGAAGTCTCCAAATGGATTGCCTTATCCTCTTTCTATTGCGCTAGTACTTATTGGGTGCAGTTTAGTATTCTCACTGATTGCATTTGTGAAAGGAGGACCATCGTCGATCTTGGCAGCAGTCGCGAAGTCAGGGTTCACTGCTGCTTTCTCCTTAATATTTGTCTCTGAAATTGGGGACAAGGTGATTTTTTTACATTGTTTTTGCCTGTATCAAAccccattttttttcaattttatcaagGTTCTCAATTTTTGCCTATTTCTAGAAGGATTGTGCATAACCACATAATCCATAGAAGAAATTACagatgaacaaaagaaaaagttaaaagactAAGATATGAGTTCAATCCACTGAGACTGGAAGTTTGATACTCGACCTTGTTTAGCCACATTACATTTCAAAGAATTAAGTGAAGTAACcaaaatattctaaattttccaAATGTTTACTGTTATATGGCTCTACTTCTTCTTTCTAGCATCTTTAGTGTCACATCCCCTTAGAACTTTGAAGATATTGTCAGCTTATACCTTATCTCTTTTGGACAGACATTTTTCATTGCTGCACTGTTGGCCATGCAATATAAGAAAGGACTGGTATATCCTCTATCTCGCTCTCTCCGTCTACATAAATACATCTGCTGTTTGCACcatgtttttcctttcctttgttCCATATGGCTTGATTCTGTGGGTTAGGAATTGAAAGTGCTATTCAGGTATTGAATTGTTGAGCAGGTTCTGTTAGGATCTATGGGAGCTCTTTCACTTATGACAGTCCTCTCAGTTATAATTGGACGGATATTTCACTCAGTACCTGCTCAGTTCCAGACAAGTAAGCTCAACTGCTCTAGAATACTCTCTTTTAACGTACTGCCTTCTTACTTCTTTCTCTGCTAGGACAATAACTTTGGCCCGTCTTCCGCTATATTGTACTAGATATGATTCTGCTGAGACGATCGACATTTGTTGTTGAAACCAGTGCATTTTgttctattaaaaattcaattcgaTATTCGATATTTTCTATTGTAACAAATAATACTTCTCCTAGGAATACTTTTAGGTCCAAAATCTTAACTATATTTACGCGCTGTCATTTGTGTAGCTTTACCAATTGGAGAATATGCGGCTGTAACTCTTCTATTGTTCTTTGGTCTCAAGTCCATTAAAGATGCATGGGAACTTCCCTCGAGTGTTCCTAAACAGGACAACGAGAGTCCTCCAGAACTTGATGAATATGTTGAAGCAGAGGAGCTTGTTAAAGAAAAGGTGGATCCCAATTATTAGTTTCCtctagattttgaattttgttttgataagGCTTGGAAACTGTTGCTTCTGGGTAGTCTATTTCATATTTGTCTGAC
This genomic window from Cucurbita pepo subsp. pepo cultivar mu-cu-16 unplaced genomic scaffold, ASM280686v2 Cp4.1_scaffold000529, whole genome shotgun sequence contains:
- the LOC111785514 gene encoding protein PAM71-homolog, chloroplastic-like translates to MEGLVVRSPFVSTGKKLPFSPLLDSLPSCSASGSVFAKTVSKSLKCRRVTRLNTKYGKIRAHSSNVSIGSDGYKHEEEKEGQHVISSSAPGDSSSKTEKSPNGLPYPLSIALVLIGCSLVFSLIAFVKGGPSSILAAVAKSGFTAAFSLIFVSEIGDKTFFIAALLAMQYKKGLVLLGSMGALSLMTVLSVIIGRIFHSVPAQFQTTLPIGEYAAVTLLLFFGLKSIKDAWELPSSVPKQDNESPPELDEYVEAEELVKEKVSKRLSNPLEIIWKSFSLIFFAEWGDRSMLATIALGAAQSPWGVATGAITGHLIATTIAILGGALLANYISEKLVGYVGGVLFLIFAVATFFGVF